One region of Tolypothrix sp. NIES-4075 genomic DNA includes:
- a CDS encoding CHC2 zinc finger domain-containing protein, whose protein sequence is MKEAQNNQKNLSNNQNVVSHQNKIVVERLKTDRAQALAHLEALGYMLGDNIYMRAFFPSDDPRSVEDKGRKANNLDFKQVEQWQREGRGIYFVVNGSGHRNSDVKFCRAIFYEHDNLDKELQLYLWEQLGLPQPTLQIDTGGKSIHSYWVFESPIPVEDWKQLQTDLLELSNGDRAIKNPSRVMRLAGAWHVKADGTVNQSQIISNSGKRYGYEELREIVPKTLVLPVSTPDATVVQPDATKVQPDATKVQPGTTNSNKPDLKDFLEREIYPRLAAEQFYGEYTQLTKRGEEFRGVCPIHQGADNPTSFSVNPASLQFHCYSCGAGGNPVQFLWLLGGRQGSPRGKDFIDVVQQLAEKAGVPMPNPNNKNPNTQLEDNNDTSQNMRRSAWSAPVSWEGEIGYWVKGKSKEENEDLMWQPKCNFDFVIEREIQDARGGGFVVQAKLACSPSQHRIIIRSEDCYSPENFVKAIKRGLGRNVTCNLSKNELGALLAVRQSEYEQARGGKVYKAIDRYGQQEDGTWVFENVQYTKNGEVTDESKTGWVFTPELGEEDSIPCPKPAPPNPEALKKLIDAARVVFGPQNIHQFLLVVGWVVAGVQFQLIYNTEGAFPEINPYGDPGTGKTLAAEAALSLIGTNWASDGIISRTSLSAIYEHLKSTGSLPFIWDDPPRTEEVDEFAKVIYNLKPRIVRGNRQVPHSPIGYTSNHLIGGDQDATYTRIVRIPFVLDGNTAGVPALKAAQKTASGALPELIKLGYPKEKIAEVELELLPLLELAHHRVAWNLAIVTYYADAIAQMVGATENCLQWVKNNLCPVENDSDNNGNSLQDFITKVQALQTEDKVGSWNMKVGDSYVALYAESVWTAVDKTFHPATYNKKSLKAMVEKAGGKVDQIITFDASRDEVLAYNRALMTTGVDTDGNPIQPNRPRTVRKKAWLLPLNLFNLGATTASTATEVQPEAVAGKNPYLESNLDNFSGTATTTTNFLIEKKKEKDNAPGEIVIDEIQSSVGSQKSSSRQKHGCSGCSTPPQ, encoded by the coding sequence GTGAAAGAAGCACAAAACAATCAAAAAAATTTATCGAACAATCAAAATGTTGTCAGTCACCAAAACAAAATAGTAGTAGAACGACTCAAGACCGATAGAGCGCAAGCTTTGGCACACCTCGAAGCTTTGGGCTACATGTTGGGCGACAACATTTACATGAGGGCATTTTTCCCAAGTGATGATCCACGCTCAGTAGAGGATAAGGGACGGAAAGCCAACAATTTAGATTTTAAACAAGTTGAGCAGTGGCAACGGGAAGGACGCGGAATATATTTCGTTGTCAACGGCTCAGGACATCGAAACTCGGATGTCAAATTTTGCCGCGCTATATTTTACGAGCATGATAACTTGGATAAAGAACTTCAGCTTTACCTGTGGGAACAGTTGGGACTACCACAGCCAACGCTTCAAATTGATACTGGAGGTAAATCCATTCACAGTTATTGGGTTTTTGAGTCACCCATACCTGTAGAAGATTGGAAGCAATTGCAAACTGATTTACTGGAATTGAGTAACGGCGATCGCGCAATCAAAAATCCATCCAGAGTAATGAGATTGGCTGGGGCATGGCATGTCAAAGCAGATGGCACGGTTAATCAATCTCAAATAATTAGCAATAGTGGAAAGCGCTACGGCTATGAGGAATTAAGAGAGATTGTTCCGAAAACTCTTGTGTTGCCTGTATCTACACCAGATGCAACCGTTGTACAACCAGACGCAACCAAAGTACAACCAGACGCAACCAAAGTGCAACCAGGTACAACTAATTCAAACAAACCAGACTTAAAAGATTTTCTGGAACGGGAAATTTACCCGCGTCTAGCGGCAGAACAATTTTATGGGGAGTACACACAACTAACAAAACGGGGCGAAGAATTTCGGGGAGTGTGTCCTATTCACCAAGGGGCAGACAATCCCACCTCATTCTCTGTGAACCCAGCTTCATTGCAGTTCCACTGCTACTCTTGTGGGGCAGGCGGGAATCCCGTTCAATTTCTTTGGCTTCTAGGTGGAAGACAAGGCTCACCACGGGGGAAAGATTTCATTGATGTGGTTCAGCAACTGGCTGAAAAAGCTGGTGTGCCAATGCCAAACCCAAATAATAAAAATCCAAACACTCAGCTAGAAGACAATAATGATACCAGCCAAAACATGAGGCGGTCAGCTTGGTCGGCTCCTGTATCCTGGGAGGGTGAGATTGGATATTGGGTTAAAGGCAAGTCAAAAGAAGAGAATGAGGATTTAATGTGGCAACCAAAATGTAATTTCGATTTTGTAATTGAGCGTGAGATACAAGATGCTCGCGGTGGGGGATTTGTCGTGCAAGCTAAATTAGCCTGCTCACCATCTCAGCACCGAATAATTATCCGCTCTGAAGATTGCTACTCTCCAGAAAACTTTGTCAAAGCTATTAAGCGAGGACTTGGCAGAAATGTTACCTGCAATTTATCTAAAAATGAACTGGGTGCATTACTGGCAGTCCGTCAATCTGAATATGAGCAAGCACGCGGTGGTAAAGTTTACAAGGCGATTGACCGCTATGGACAACAGGAAGATGGTACTTGGGTTTTTGAGAATGTTCAGTACACCAAAAATGGCGAAGTAACAGATGAATCTAAAACAGGATGGGTATTTACACCAGAGCTAGGGGAAGAAGATAGTATCCCATGCCCTAAACCAGCACCACCAAATCCAGAAGCCCTCAAGAAATTAATTGATGCTGCGCGTGTAGTTTTTGGTCCTCAGAATATTCATCAATTTCTACTGGTTGTAGGTTGGGTAGTTGCAGGGGTGCAGTTCCAACTAATTTACAACACTGAAGGTGCCTTTCCAGAAATAAATCCTTATGGCGATCCTGGCACTGGAAAAACTTTAGCAGCTGAGGCGGCACTTAGTCTCATCGGAACAAACTGGGCTAGTGACGGGATTATTAGCCGAACATCTCTCTCGGCAATTTACGAACACTTGAAATCTACTGGCTCACTTCCTTTTATTTGGGATGATCCACCTCGTACTGAAGAGGTGGATGAATTTGCTAAAGTCATCTACAACCTAAAACCGCGAATTGTACGCGGCAACCGCCAAGTGCCACACAGCCCTATAGGTTACACCAGCAACCATTTAATAGGTGGAGATCAAGATGCCACTTATACCCGAATAGTACGAATTCCATTTGTACTGGATGGGAACACCGCTGGAGTTCCCGCACTAAAAGCCGCACAAAAAACTGCTTCAGGAGCGCTGCCAGAACTTATTAAATTGGGATATCCCAAAGAAAAAATTGCTGAAGTAGAACTAGAACTGCTTCCACTACTGGAGTTGGCACACCACAGAGTAGCTTGGAATTTGGCGATCGTCACCTACTATGCTGATGCAATTGCACAAATGGTAGGTGCAACCGAAAACTGTTTGCAGTGGGTTAAGAACAATTTATGTCCTGTTGAGAATGACTCAGACAATAACGGAAATAGCTTACAAGACTTTATTACTAAGGTACAGGCACTACAAACCGAAGATAAGGTTGGCTCCTGGAACATGAAAGTTGGTGATAGCTACGTTGCTCTCTACGCTGAGTCGGTTTGGACCGCAGTAGATAAAACTTTTCACCCTGCAACCTATAACAAGAAAAGCCTTAAGGCGATGGTGGAGAAGGCTGGGGGTAAGGTTGACCAAATTATCACGTTCGACGCCAGTAGAGATGAAGTCCTAGCTTACAACAGAGCGCTAATGACCACAGGCGTAGACACTGACGGCAATCCGATTCAGCCAAATCGTCCACGTACTGTTAGGAAAAAAGCTTGGTTGTTGCCCCTGAACCTATTTAATTTAGGTGCAACCACTGCAAGCACTGCAACCGAAGTGCAACCAGAAGCGGTTGCAGGAAAAAATCCTTATTTAGAAAGCAATCTAGATAATTTTTCTGGTACTGCAACCACTACAACTAACTTTTTGATTGAAAAGAAAAAAGAAAAAGATAATGCTCCAGGTGAGATTGTAATTGATGAAATACAGTCGTCCGTGGGATCTCAAAAAAGTTCGTCTCGCCAAAAACACGGTTGCAGTGGTTGCAGTACCCCTCCCCAATGA
- a CDS encoding Rpn family recombination-promoting nuclease/putative transposase — translation MKRDSIYYQIFKRFPGLLFELVDDPPIEAQNYRFESVEVKETAFRIDGVFLPPEGATSKVVFFAEVQFQKDEALYYRFFTESMMYLNRNRFQYDDWFCVVIFPDRSSEPSDTRIHRLFLNSDQVQRIYLDELGDPNTLPIGINLMQLTLASDETMAEQAKQLIERVELEETGTLPKNEILDIITTIAVYKFSSLSREEVEAMLGLTLEQTRVYQEAKAEGREEREAEMLRVTVPLLLKTGITVEQIAQQLNVDVEAVRLAAQQST, via the coding sequence GTGAAACGAGACTCGATTTATTACCAAATATTTAAGCGCTTTCCTGGATTACTTTTTGAACTTGTTGATGACCCTCCAATAGAAGCGCAAAATTACCGATTTGAATCAGTTGAAGTAAAAGAAACCGCTTTTCGCATTGATGGTGTGTTTTTACCTCCAGAGGGTGCAACATCCAAAGTTGTCTTTTTTGCTGAGGTGCAGTTTCAGAAGGATGAAGCCCTCTACTATCGGTTTTTTACTGAATCGATGATGTATCTGAACCGGAATCGGTTTCAGTATGATGACTGGTTCTGTGTGGTAATTTTCCCTGATCGCTCTAGTGAACCGAGCGATACGAGAATTCATCGACTATTTCTCAACAGCGACCAGGTGCAGCGAATCTATCTTGACGAGTTAGGCGATCCCAATACTCTGCCAATAGGCATTAATTTAATGCAGTTGACTCTAGCGTCGGATGAAACGATGGCGGAGCAGGCAAAGCAATTAATTGAGCGGGTAGAATTAGAAGAAACAGGTACACTGCCGAAAAACGAAATCCTAGATATTATTACCACCATTGCCGTTTATAAGTTTTCTTCGTTGAGTAGAGAGGAAGTTGAAGCTATGCTGGGACTGACTTTAGAGCAAACAAGGGTTTATCAGGAAGCGAAAGCTGAGGGACGAGAAGAACGGGAAGCTGAAATGTTGAGAGTAACTGTGCCTTTGTTACTAAAAACAGGTATAACTGTGGAGCAGATTGCTCAACAGCTTAATGTTGATGTAGAAGCTGTCCGGCTCGCAGCACAGCAAAGCACATAG
- a CDS encoding ribbon-helix-helix domain-containing protein: MSIYLPPEIKEELDNWAEEENRSVSNLVETIIREAITKRRKKPKTQSQETETDEIDAAALLQLLASGKRPTDGEVLVVANESGIDEEELKKLRDRLFPQRKKTGNGAT; the protein is encoded by the coding sequence GTGAGCATTTACCTGCCACCTGAAATTAAAGAAGAGCTAGATAACTGGGCAGAGGAGGAAAACCGCAGTGTAAGCAATCTGGTGGAGACAATAATTAGAGAAGCGATTACCAAGAGACGCAAAAAGCCCAAAACACAATCTCAGGAAACAGAGACAGATGAAATTGACGCAGCAGCGCTTTTACAGCTTTTAGCTTCTGGCAAACGTCCAACCGATGGTGAAGTCCTAGTGGTGGCAAACGAGTCAGGCATTGATGAAGAGGAGCTAAAGAAACTACGCGATCGCTTATTTCCCCAAAGGAAAAAGACAGGTAATGGAGCTACTTAA